The Gallus gallus isolate bGalGal1 chromosome 23, bGalGal1.mat.broiler.GRCg7b, whole genome shotgun sequence genome includes a region encoding these proteins:
- the RPS6KA1 gene encoding ribosomal protein S6 kinase 2 alpha isoform X10, giving the protein MKVLKKATLKVRDRVRTKIERDILADVNHPFVVKLHYAFQTEGKLYLILDFLRGGDLFTRLSKEVMFTEEDVKFYLAELALGLDHLHSLGIIYRDLKPENILLDEEGHIKLTDFGLSKEAIDHEKKAYSFCGTVEYMAPEVVNRQGHSHSADWWSYGVLMFEMLTGSLPFQGKDRKETMTLILKAKLGMPQFLSAEAQSLLRALFKRNPANRLGSGPDGAEEIKRHPFYSTIDWNKLYRREIKPPFKPAVGQPDDTFYFDTEFTSRTPKDSPGIPPSAGAHQLFRGFSFVATGLMEDSKVKPAQPPLHSVVQQLHGKNIQFSDGYVVKEAIGVGSYSVCKRCIHKTTNMEYAVKVIDKSKRDPSEEIEILLRYGQHPNIITLKDVYDDGKYVYLVTELMRGGELLDKILRQKFFSEREASSVLHTICKTVEYLHSQGVVHRDLKPSNILYVDESGNPESIRICDFGFAKQLRAENGLLMTPCYTANFVAPEVLKRQGYDEGCDIWSLGVLLYTMLAGCTPFANGPSDTPEEILTRIGGGKFSVNGGNWDTISDVAKDLVSKMLHVDPHQRLTAKQVLQHPWITQKDSLPQSQLNYQDVQLVKGAMAATYSALNSSKPSPQLKPIESSILAQRRVKKLPSTTL; this is encoded by the exons ATGAAAGTGCTTAAAAAGGCAACACTGAAAG TGCGTGATCGTGTAAGGACAAAGATAGAGAGAGACATCCTAGCTGATGTAAACCATCCCTTTGTGGTAAAGCTGCACTACG CATTCCAGACAGAGGGGAAGCTGTATCTCATCTTGGATTTCCTCCGAGGAGGTGACCTTTTCACTCGGCTTTCCAAAGAG GTCATGTTCACAGAAGAGGATGTGAAGTTCTACCTAGCAGAGCTTGCTCTTGGACTTGACCATTTGCACAGCCTGGGAATCATATACAGAGACCTCAAACCGGAGAA CATCCTCCTGGATGAAGAAGGACACATCAAACTCACAG ATTTTGGCTTGAGTAAGGAGGCTATAGACCACGAGAAGAAAGCCTACTCCTTCTGCGGGACGGTGGAATATATGGCCCCAGAGGTTGTAAACCGTCAGGGCCACTCCCACAGCGCGGACTGGTGGTCCTATGGGGTGCTGATG TTTGAGATGCTCACCGGCTCGCTGCCATTCCAGGGAAAGGACCGCAAGGAGACGATGACCCTCATCCTTAA AGCAAAACTGGGCATGCCTCAGTTTCTGAGTGCTGAGGCACAGAGCCTCCTGCGAGCCCTTTTCAAAAGGAACCCAGCCAACAGATTAG GTTCTGGTCCAGATGGGGCAGAAGAGATAAAGCGTCATCCGTTCTACTCTACTATTGACTGGAAT AAGCTGTACCGAAGGGAAATCAAGCCACCCTTCAAGCCTGCTGTAGGCCAGCCTGATGACACCTTTTATTTTGATACAGAATTTACATCGCGTACACCAAAAG ATTCCCCAGGCATCCCTCCCAGTGCAGGTGCACATCAGCTCTTCCGCGGCTTCAGCTTTGTGGCCACTGGACTGATGGAAGACAGTAAGGTGAAACCTGCACAGCCCCCTCTGCATTCTGTGGTGCAG cagctgcatggcaagaacatccagttcagcgACGGCTACGTGGTGAAGGAGGCGATTGGTGTGGGCTCCTACTCGGTGTGCAAACGGTGCATTCACAAAACAACCAACATGGAGTATGCGGTGAAG GTTATTGACAAGAGCAAACGGGACCCTTCTGAGGAAATTGAAATTCTCCTGCGATACGGACAGCATCCAAACATCATTACCTTGAAAGAT GTTTATGATGACGGGAAGTACGTGTATCTGGTGACAGAACTGATGAGAGGAGGGGAGCTGCTAGATAAAATCCTGAGACAGAAGTTTTTCTCGGAGAGGGAGGCCAGTTCAGTCCTGCACACAATCTGCAAAACAGTGGAATATCTGCATTCTCAAGGG GTAGTTCACAGGGACTTGAAACCCAGCAATATTCTCTATGTGGATGAGTCAGGAAATCCAGAAAGCATTCGCATATGTGACTTTGGCTTTGCCAAGCAGCTGAGAGCTGAGAATGGTCTTCTCATGACTCCTTGCTATACCGCAAACTTTGTGGCACCTGAG GTACTGAAGCGACAGGGCTACGATGAGGGCTGTGACATCTGGAGCCTGGGAGTCCTCCTTTACACTATGCTTGCAGG CTGCACTCCATTTGCAAATGGACCCAGTGACACTCCAGAAGAGATCCTGACGCGAATAGGCGGGGGAAAGTTCTCTGTCAATGGAGGCAACTGGGACACCATTTCTGACGTGGCCAAG GACCTGGTATCAAAGATGCTTCATGTAGATCCTCACCAGCGCCTGACAGCCAAGCAGGTCCTGCAGCACCCATGGATAACACAGAAGGACAGCTTACCCCAGAGCCAGCTGAATTACCAGGATGTCCAGCTGGTAAAG GGGGCAATGGCTGCCACGTACTCTGCACTGAACAGCTCCAAGCCGAGCCCCCAGCTGAAGCCTATCGAGTCTTCCATCCTGGCACAGCGGCGGGTGAAGAAGCTCCCCTCCACCACCCTGTGA
- the RPS6KA1 gene encoding ribosomal protein S6 kinase 2 alpha isoform X7 yields MNGQAAPEEGGNPPCKGEGVVKEINITHHVKEGSEKADPSQFELLKVLGQGSFGKVFLVRKITPPDSNHLYAMKVLKKATLKVRDRVRTKIERDILADVNHPFVVKLHYAFQTEGKLYLILDFLRGGDLFTRLSKEVMFTEEDVKFYLAELALGLDHLHSLGIIYRDLKPENILLDEEGHIKLTDFGLSKEAIDHEKKAYSFCGTVEYMAPEVVNRQGHSHSADWWSYGVLMFEMLTGSLPFQGKDRKETMTLILKAKLGMPQFLSAEAQSLLRALFKRNPANRLGSGPDGAEEIKRHPFYSTIDWNKLYRREIKPPFKPAVGQPDDTFYFDTEFTSRTPKDSPGIPPSAGAHQLFRGFSFVATGLMEDSKVKPAQPPLHSVVQQLHGKNIQFSDGYVVKEAIGVGSYSVCKRCIHKTTNMEYAVKVIDKSKRDPSEEIEILLRYGQHPNIITLKDVYDDGKYVYLVTELMRGGELLDKILRQKFFSEREASSVLHTICKTVEYLHSQGVVHRDLKPSNILYVDESGNPESIRICDFGFAKQLRAENGLLMTPCYTANFVAPEVLKRQGYDEGCDIWSLGVLLYTMLAGCTPFANGPSDTPEEILTRIGGGKFSVNGGNWDTISDVAKDLVSKMLHVDPHQRLTAKQVLQHPWITQKDSLPQSQLNYQDVQLVKGAMAATYSALNSSKPSPQLKPIESSILAQRRVKKLPSTTL; encoded by the exons GGCGAGGGCGTTGTGAAGGAAATCAACATCACGCACCATGTGAAGGAGGGCTCTGAGAAGGCCGACCCTTCGCAGTTTGAGCTTCTGAAGGTTCTGGGACAGGGCTCTTTTGGCAAG GTTTTCTTGgtaagaaaaataacaccacCAGACAGCAACCACCTCTATGCCATGAAAGTGCTTAAAAAGGCAACACTGAAAG TGCGTGATCGTGTAAGGACAAAGATAGAGAGAGACATCCTAGCTGATGTAAACCATCCCTTTGTGGTAAAGCTGCACTACG CATTCCAGACAGAGGGGAAGCTGTATCTCATCTTGGATTTCCTCCGAGGAGGTGACCTTTTCACTCGGCTTTCCAAAGAG GTCATGTTCACAGAAGAGGATGTGAAGTTCTACCTAGCAGAGCTTGCTCTTGGACTTGACCATTTGCACAGCCTGGGAATCATATACAGAGACCTCAAACCGGAGAA CATCCTCCTGGATGAAGAAGGACACATCAAACTCACAG ATTTTGGCTTGAGTAAGGAGGCTATAGACCACGAGAAGAAAGCCTACTCCTTCTGCGGGACGGTGGAATATATGGCCCCAGAGGTTGTAAACCGTCAGGGCCACTCCCACAGCGCGGACTGGTGGTCCTATGGGGTGCTGATG TTTGAGATGCTCACCGGCTCGCTGCCATTCCAGGGAAAGGACCGCAAGGAGACGATGACCCTCATCCTTAA AGCAAAACTGGGCATGCCTCAGTTTCTGAGTGCTGAGGCACAGAGCCTCCTGCGAGCCCTTTTCAAAAGGAACCCAGCCAACAGATTAG GTTCTGGTCCAGATGGGGCAGAAGAGATAAAGCGTCATCCGTTCTACTCTACTATTGACTGGAAT AAGCTGTACCGAAGGGAAATCAAGCCACCCTTCAAGCCTGCTGTAGGCCAGCCTGATGACACCTTTTATTTTGATACAGAATTTACATCGCGTACACCAAAAG ATTCCCCAGGCATCCCTCCCAGTGCAGGTGCACATCAGCTCTTCCGCGGCTTCAGCTTTGTGGCCACTGGACTGATGGAAGACAGTAAGGTGAAACCTGCACAGCCCCCTCTGCATTCTGTGGTGCAG cagctgcatggcaagaacatccagttcagcgACGGCTACGTGGTGAAGGAGGCGATTGGTGTGGGCTCCTACTCGGTGTGCAAACGGTGCATTCACAAAACAACCAACATGGAGTATGCGGTGAAG GTTATTGACAAGAGCAAACGGGACCCTTCTGAGGAAATTGAAATTCTCCTGCGATACGGACAGCATCCAAACATCATTACCTTGAAAGAT GTTTATGATGACGGGAAGTACGTGTATCTGGTGACAGAACTGATGAGAGGAGGGGAGCTGCTAGATAAAATCCTGAGACAGAAGTTTTTCTCGGAGAGGGAGGCCAGTTCAGTCCTGCACACAATCTGCAAAACAGTGGAATATCTGCATTCTCAAGGG GTAGTTCACAGGGACTTGAAACCCAGCAATATTCTCTATGTGGATGAGTCAGGAAATCCAGAAAGCATTCGCATATGTGACTTTGGCTTTGCCAAGCAGCTGAGAGCTGAGAATGGTCTTCTCATGACTCCTTGCTATACCGCAAACTTTGTGGCACCTGAG GTACTGAAGCGACAGGGCTACGATGAGGGCTGTGACATCTGGAGCCTGGGAGTCCTCCTTTACACTATGCTTGCAGG CTGCACTCCATTTGCAAATGGACCCAGTGACACTCCAGAAGAGATCCTGACGCGAATAGGCGGGGGAAAGTTCTCTGTCAATGGAGGCAACTGGGACACCATTTCTGACGTGGCCAAG GACCTGGTATCAAAGATGCTTCATGTAGATCCTCACCAGCGCCTGACAGCCAAGCAGGTCCTGCAGCACCCATGGATAACACAGAAGGACAGCTTACCCCAGAGCCAGCTGAATTACCAGGATGTCCAGCTGGTAAAG GGGGCAATGGCTGCCACGTACTCTGCACTGAACAGCTCCAAGCCGAGCCCCCAGCTGAAGCCTATCGAGTCTTCCATCCTGGCACAGCGGCGGGTGAAGAAGCTCCCCTCCACCACCCTGTGA
- the RPS6KA1 gene encoding ribosomal protein S6 kinase 2 alpha isoform X4: protein MPLAQLAEPWPNMELVQLDTENGQAAPEEGGNPPCKGEGVVKEINITHHVKEGSEKADPSQFELLKVLGQGSFGKVFLVRKITPPDSNHLYAMKVLKKATLKVRDRVRTKIERDILADVNHPFVVKLHYAFQTEGKLYLILDFLRGGDLFTRLSKEVMFTEEDVKFYLAELALGLDHLHSLGIIYRDLKPENILLDEEGHIKLTDFGLSKEAIDHEKKAYSFCGTVEYMAPEVVNRQGHSHSADWWSYGVLMFEMLTGSLPFQGKDRKETMTLILKAKLGMPQFLSAEAQSLLRALFKRNPANRLGSGPDGAEEIKRHPFYSTIDWNKLYRREIKPPFKPAVGQPDDTFYFDTEFTSRTPKDSPGIPPSAGAHQLFRGFSFVATGLMEDSKVKPAQPPLHSVVQQLHGKNIQFSDGYVVKEAIGVGSYSVCKRCIHKTTNMEYAVKVIDKSKRDPSEEIEILLRYGQHPNIITLKDVYDDGKYVYLVTELMRGGELLDKILRQKFFSEREASSVLHTICKTVEYLHSQGVVHRDLKPSNILYVDESGNPESIRICDFGFAKQLRAENGLLMTPCYTANFVAPEVLKRQGYDEGCDIWSLGVLLYTMLAGCTPFANGPSDTPEEILTRIGGGKFSVNGGNWDTISDVAKDLVSKMLHVDPHQRLTAKQVLQHPWITQKDSLPQSQLNYQDVQLVKGAMAATYSALNSSKPSPQLKPIESSILAQRRVKKLPSTTL, encoded by the exons GGCGAGGGCGTTGTGAAGGAAATCAACATCACGCACCATGTGAAGGAGGGCTCTGAGAAGGCCGACCCTTCGCAGTTTGAGCTTCTGAAGGTTCTGGGACAGGGCTCTTTTGGCAAG GTTTTCTTGgtaagaaaaataacaccacCAGACAGCAACCACCTCTATGCCATGAAAGTGCTTAAAAAGGCAACACTGAAAG TGCGTGATCGTGTAAGGACAAAGATAGAGAGAGACATCCTAGCTGATGTAAACCATCCCTTTGTGGTAAAGCTGCACTACG CATTCCAGACAGAGGGGAAGCTGTATCTCATCTTGGATTTCCTCCGAGGAGGTGACCTTTTCACTCGGCTTTCCAAAGAG GTCATGTTCACAGAAGAGGATGTGAAGTTCTACCTAGCAGAGCTTGCTCTTGGACTTGACCATTTGCACAGCCTGGGAATCATATACAGAGACCTCAAACCGGAGAA CATCCTCCTGGATGAAGAAGGACACATCAAACTCACAG ATTTTGGCTTGAGTAAGGAGGCTATAGACCACGAGAAGAAAGCCTACTCCTTCTGCGGGACGGTGGAATATATGGCCCCAGAGGTTGTAAACCGTCAGGGCCACTCCCACAGCGCGGACTGGTGGTCCTATGGGGTGCTGATG TTTGAGATGCTCACCGGCTCGCTGCCATTCCAGGGAAAGGACCGCAAGGAGACGATGACCCTCATCCTTAA AGCAAAACTGGGCATGCCTCAGTTTCTGAGTGCTGAGGCACAGAGCCTCCTGCGAGCCCTTTTCAAAAGGAACCCAGCCAACAGATTAG GTTCTGGTCCAGATGGGGCAGAAGAGATAAAGCGTCATCCGTTCTACTCTACTATTGACTGGAAT AAGCTGTACCGAAGGGAAATCAAGCCACCCTTCAAGCCTGCTGTAGGCCAGCCTGATGACACCTTTTATTTTGATACAGAATTTACATCGCGTACACCAAAAG ATTCCCCAGGCATCCCTCCCAGTGCAGGTGCACATCAGCTCTTCCGCGGCTTCAGCTTTGTGGCCACTGGACTGATGGAAGACAGTAAGGTGAAACCTGCACAGCCCCCTCTGCATTCTGTGGTGCAG cagctgcatggcaagaacatccagttcagcgACGGCTACGTGGTGAAGGAGGCGATTGGTGTGGGCTCCTACTCGGTGTGCAAACGGTGCATTCACAAAACAACCAACATGGAGTATGCGGTGAAG GTTATTGACAAGAGCAAACGGGACCCTTCTGAGGAAATTGAAATTCTCCTGCGATACGGACAGCATCCAAACATCATTACCTTGAAAGAT GTTTATGATGACGGGAAGTACGTGTATCTGGTGACAGAACTGATGAGAGGAGGGGAGCTGCTAGATAAAATCCTGAGACAGAAGTTTTTCTCGGAGAGGGAGGCCAGTTCAGTCCTGCACACAATCTGCAAAACAGTGGAATATCTGCATTCTCAAGGG GTAGTTCACAGGGACTTGAAACCCAGCAATATTCTCTATGTGGATGAGTCAGGAAATCCAGAAAGCATTCGCATATGTGACTTTGGCTTTGCCAAGCAGCTGAGAGCTGAGAATGGTCTTCTCATGACTCCTTGCTATACCGCAAACTTTGTGGCACCTGAG GTACTGAAGCGACAGGGCTACGATGAGGGCTGTGACATCTGGAGCCTGGGAGTCCTCCTTTACACTATGCTTGCAGG CTGCACTCCATTTGCAAATGGACCCAGTGACACTCCAGAAGAGATCCTGACGCGAATAGGCGGGGGAAAGTTCTCTGTCAATGGAGGCAACTGGGACACCATTTCTGACGTGGCCAAG GACCTGGTATCAAAGATGCTTCATGTAGATCCTCACCAGCGCCTGACAGCCAAGCAGGTCCTGCAGCACCCATGGATAACACAGAAGGACAGCTTACCCCAGAGCCAGCTGAATTACCAGGATGTCCAGCTGGTAAAG GGGGCAATGGCTGCCACGTACTCTGCACTGAACAGCTCCAAGCCGAGCCCCCAGCTGAAGCCTATCGAGTCTTCCATCCTGGCACAGCGGCGGGTGAAGAAGCTCCCCTCCACCACCCTGTGA
- the RPS6KA1 gene encoding ribosomal protein S6 kinase 2 alpha translates to MPLAQLAEPWPNMELVQLDTENGQAAPEEGGNPPCKAKSDITWVEKDLVDSTDKGEGVVKEINITHHVKEGSEKADPSQFELLKVLGQGSFGKVFLVRKITPPDSNHLYAMKVLKKATLKVRDRVRTKIERDILADVNHPFVVKLHYAFQTEGKLYLILDFLRGGDLFTRLSKEVMFTEEDVKFYLAELALGLDHLHSLGIIYRDLKPENILLDEEGHIKLTDFGLSKEAIDHEKKAYSFCGTVEYMAPEVVNRQGHSHSADWWSYGVLMFEMLTGSLPFQGKDRKETMTLILKAKLGMPQFLSAEAQSLLRALFKRNPANRLGSGPDGAEEIKRHPFYSTIDWNKLYRREIKPPFKPAVGQPDDTFYFDTEFTSRTPKDSPGIPPSAGAHQLFRGFSFVATGLMEDSKVKPAQPPLHSVVQQLHGKNIQFSDGYVVKEAIGVGSYSVCKRCIHKTTNMEYAVKVIDKSKRDPSEEIEILLRYGQHPNIITLKDVYDDGKYVYLVTELMRGGELLDKILRQKFFSEREASSVLHTICKTVEYLHSQGVVHRDLKPSNILYVDESGNPESIRICDFGFAKQLRAENGLLMTPCYTANFVAPEVLKRQGYDEGCDIWSLGVLLYTMLAGCTPFANGPSDTPEEILTRIGGGKFSVNGGNWDTISDVAKDLVSKMLHVDPHQRLTAKQVLQHPWITQKDSLPQSQLNYQDVQLVKGAMAATYSALNSSKPSPQLKPIESSILAQRRVKKLPSTTL, encoded by the exons GGCGAGGGCGTTGTGAAGGAAATCAACATCACGCACCATGTGAAGGAGGGCTCTGAGAAGGCCGACCCTTCGCAGTTTGAGCTTCTGAAGGTTCTGGGACAGGGCTCTTTTGGCAAG GTTTTCTTGgtaagaaaaataacaccacCAGACAGCAACCACCTCTATGCCATGAAAGTGCTTAAAAAGGCAACACTGAAAG TGCGTGATCGTGTAAGGACAAAGATAGAGAGAGACATCCTAGCTGATGTAAACCATCCCTTTGTGGTAAAGCTGCACTACG CATTCCAGACAGAGGGGAAGCTGTATCTCATCTTGGATTTCCTCCGAGGAGGTGACCTTTTCACTCGGCTTTCCAAAGAG GTCATGTTCACAGAAGAGGATGTGAAGTTCTACCTAGCAGAGCTTGCTCTTGGACTTGACCATTTGCACAGCCTGGGAATCATATACAGAGACCTCAAACCGGAGAA CATCCTCCTGGATGAAGAAGGACACATCAAACTCACAG ATTTTGGCTTGAGTAAGGAGGCTATAGACCACGAGAAGAAAGCCTACTCCTTCTGCGGGACGGTGGAATATATGGCCCCAGAGGTTGTAAACCGTCAGGGCCACTCCCACAGCGCGGACTGGTGGTCCTATGGGGTGCTGATG TTTGAGATGCTCACCGGCTCGCTGCCATTCCAGGGAAAGGACCGCAAGGAGACGATGACCCTCATCCTTAA AGCAAAACTGGGCATGCCTCAGTTTCTGAGTGCTGAGGCACAGAGCCTCCTGCGAGCCCTTTTCAAAAGGAACCCAGCCAACAGATTAG GTTCTGGTCCAGATGGGGCAGAAGAGATAAAGCGTCATCCGTTCTACTCTACTATTGACTGGAAT AAGCTGTACCGAAGGGAAATCAAGCCACCCTTCAAGCCTGCTGTAGGCCAGCCTGATGACACCTTTTATTTTGATACAGAATTTACATCGCGTACACCAAAAG ATTCCCCAGGCATCCCTCCCAGTGCAGGTGCACATCAGCTCTTCCGCGGCTTCAGCTTTGTGGCCACTGGACTGATGGAAGACAGTAAGGTGAAACCTGCACAGCCCCCTCTGCATTCTGTGGTGCAG cagctgcatggcaagaacatccagttcagcgACGGCTACGTGGTGAAGGAGGCGATTGGTGTGGGCTCCTACTCGGTGTGCAAACGGTGCATTCACAAAACAACCAACATGGAGTATGCGGTGAAG GTTATTGACAAGAGCAAACGGGACCCTTCTGAGGAAATTGAAATTCTCCTGCGATACGGACAGCATCCAAACATCATTACCTTGAAAGAT GTTTATGATGACGGGAAGTACGTGTATCTGGTGACAGAACTGATGAGAGGAGGGGAGCTGCTAGATAAAATCCTGAGACAGAAGTTTTTCTCGGAGAGGGAGGCCAGTTCAGTCCTGCACACAATCTGCAAAACAGTGGAATATCTGCATTCTCAAGGG GTAGTTCACAGGGACTTGAAACCCAGCAATATTCTCTATGTGGATGAGTCAGGAAATCCAGAAAGCATTCGCATATGTGACTTTGGCTTTGCCAAGCAGCTGAGAGCTGAGAATGGTCTTCTCATGACTCCTTGCTATACCGCAAACTTTGTGGCACCTGAG GTACTGAAGCGACAGGGCTACGATGAGGGCTGTGACATCTGGAGCCTGGGAGTCCTCCTTTACACTATGCTTGCAGG CTGCACTCCATTTGCAAATGGACCCAGTGACACTCCAGAAGAGATCCTGACGCGAATAGGCGGGGGAAAGTTCTCTGTCAATGGAGGCAACTGGGACACCATTTCTGACGTGGCCAAG GACCTGGTATCAAAGATGCTTCATGTAGATCCTCACCAGCGCCTGACAGCCAAGCAGGTCCTGCAGCACCCATGGATAACACAGAAGGACAGCTTACCCCAGAGCCAGCTGAATTACCAGGATGTCCAGCTGGTAAAG GGGGCAATGGCTGCCACGTACTCTGCACTGAACAGCTCCAAGCCGAGCCCCCAGCTGAAGCCTATCGAGTCTTCCATCCTGGCACAGCGGCGGGTGAAGAAGCTCCCCTCCACCACCCTGTGA
- the RPS6KA1 gene encoding ribosomal protein S6 kinase 2 alpha isoform X9 encodes MPLAQLAEPWPNMELVQLDTENGQAAPEEGGNPPCKAKSDITWVEKDLVDSTDKGEGVVKEINITHHVKEGSEKADPSQFELLKVLGQGSFGKVFLVRKITPPDSNHLYAMKVLKKATLKVRDRVRTKIERDILADVNHPFVVKLHYAFQTEGKLYLILDFLRGGDLFTRLSKEVMFTEEDVKFYLAELALGLDHLHSLGIIYRDLKPENILLDEEGHIKLTDFGLSKEAIDHEKKAYSFCGTVEYMAPEVVNRQGHSHSADWWSYGVLMFEMLTGSLPFQGKDRKETMTLILKAKLGMPQFLSAEAQSLLRALFKRNPANRLGSGPDGAEEIKRHPFYSTIDWNKLYRREIKPPFKPAVGQPDDTFYFDTEFTSRTPKDSPGIPPSAGAHQLFRGFSFVATGLMEDSKVKPAQPPLHSVVQQLHGKNIQFSDGYVVKEAIGVGSYSVCKRCIHKTTNMEYAVKVIDKSKRDPSEEIEILLRYGQHPNIITLKDVYDDGKYVYLVTELMRGGELLDKILRQKFFSEREASSVLHTICKTVEYLHSQGVVHRDLKPSNILYVDESGNPESIRICDFGFAKQLRAENGLLMTPCYTANFVAPEVLKRQGYDEGCDIWSLGVLLYTMLAGCTPFANGPSDTPEEILTRIGGGKFSVNGGNWDTISDVAKARCGI; translated from the exons GGCGAGGGCGTTGTGAAGGAAATCAACATCACGCACCATGTGAAGGAGGGCTCTGAGAAGGCCGACCCTTCGCAGTTTGAGCTTCTGAAGGTTCTGGGACAGGGCTCTTTTGGCAAG GTTTTCTTGgtaagaaaaataacaccacCAGACAGCAACCACCTCTATGCCATGAAAGTGCTTAAAAAGGCAACACTGAAAG TGCGTGATCGTGTAAGGACAAAGATAGAGAGAGACATCCTAGCTGATGTAAACCATCCCTTTGTGGTAAAGCTGCACTACG CATTCCAGACAGAGGGGAAGCTGTATCTCATCTTGGATTTCCTCCGAGGAGGTGACCTTTTCACTCGGCTTTCCAAAGAG GTCATGTTCACAGAAGAGGATGTGAAGTTCTACCTAGCAGAGCTTGCTCTTGGACTTGACCATTTGCACAGCCTGGGAATCATATACAGAGACCTCAAACCGGAGAA CATCCTCCTGGATGAAGAAGGACACATCAAACTCACAG ATTTTGGCTTGAGTAAGGAGGCTATAGACCACGAGAAGAAAGCCTACTCCTTCTGCGGGACGGTGGAATATATGGCCCCAGAGGTTGTAAACCGTCAGGGCCACTCCCACAGCGCGGACTGGTGGTCCTATGGGGTGCTGATG TTTGAGATGCTCACCGGCTCGCTGCCATTCCAGGGAAAGGACCGCAAGGAGACGATGACCCTCATCCTTAA AGCAAAACTGGGCATGCCTCAGTTTCTGAGTGCTGAGGCACAGAGCCTCCTGCGAGCCCTTTTCAAAAGGAACCCAGCCAACAGATTAG GTTCTGGTCCAGATGGGGCAGAAGAGATAAAGCGTCATCCGTTCTACTCTACTATTGACTGGAAT AAGCTGTACCGAAGGGAAATCAAGCCACCCTTCAAGCCTGCTGTAGGCCAGCCTGATGACACCTTTTATTTTGATACAGAATTTACATCGCGTACACCAAAAG ATTCCCCAGGCATCCCTCCCAGTGCAGGTGCACATCAGCTCTTCCGCGGCTTCAGCTTTGTGGCCACTGGACTGATGGAAGACAGTAAGGTGAAACCTGCACAGCCCCCTCTGCATTCTGTGGTGCAG cagctgcatggcaagaacatccagttcagcgACGGCTACGTGGTGAAGGAGGCGATTGGTGTGGGCTCCTACTCGGTGTGCAAACGGTGCATTCACAAAACAACCAACATGGAGTATGCGGTGAAG GTTATTGACAAGAGCAAACGGGACCCTTCTGAGGAAATTGAAATTCTCCTGCGATACGGACAGCATCCAAACATCATTACCTTGAAAGAT GTTTATGATGACGGGAAGTACGTGTATCTGGTGACAGAACTGATGAGAGGAGGGGAGCTGCTAGATAAAATCCTGAGACAGAAGTTTTTCTCGGAGAGGGAGGCCAGTTCAGTCCTGCACACAATCTGCAAAACAGTGGAATATCTGCATTCTCAAGGG GTAGTTCACAGGGACTTGAAACCCAGCAATATTCTCTATGTGGATGAGTCAGGAAATCCAGAAAGCATTCGCATATGTGACTTTGGCTTTGCCAAGCAGCTGAGAGCTGAGAATGGTCTTCTCATGACTCCTTGCTATACCGCAAACTTTGTGGCACCTGAG GTACTGAAGCGACAGGGCTACGATGAGGGCTGTGACATCTGGAGCCTGGGAGTCCTCCTTTACACTATGCTTGCAGG CTGCACTCCATTTGCAAATGGACCCAGTGACACTCCAGAAGAGATCCTGACGCGAATAGGCGGGGGAAAGTTCTCTGTCAATGGAGGCAACTGGGACACCATTTCTGACGTGGCCAAGGCACGATGTGGCATCT GA